The proteins below come from a single Zingiber officinale cultivar Zhangliang unplaced genomic scaffold, Zo_v1.1 ctg129, whole genome shotgun sequence genomic window:
- the LOC122036001 gene encoding phosphoribosylamine--glycine ligase-like, translated as MASAACNIGSSLRFPASEPGRHLVCGGSTSSLCFRSYRAWGSIFASTGCAQGSPTSLPRWNFVVRASVADESDDISGTRGGNRSSNCFEDRVVVLVIGGGGREHALCYALQRSPSCDVVFCAPGNAGISQSGNATCIPDLNILDSKAVISFCQMWGVGLVVVGPEIPLVAGLADDLVKAGIPTFGPSAKAAALEGSKDFMKKLCDKYGIPTAKYQTFINPSFAKQYVKEQGAPIVVKADGLAAGKGVIVAMSLEAAYEAIDSMLVDGAFGSAGSQVIIEEFLEGEEASFFALVDGETAIPLESAQDHKRVGDGDTGPNTGGMGAYSPAPILTKELESVVMDSIILPTVKGMEAEGHKFIGVLYAGLMIEKKTGMPKLIEYNVRFGDPECQVLMMRLESDLAQVLLAACGGELGSVSLKWSPGSAMVVVMASKGYPGSYKKGTKIRNLEEAEMLSPAVKIFHAGTDVDPDGNFIAVGGRVLGVTARGKDIEEARERVYDAVEAVDWPEGFFRHDIGWRALNVKQLTNNL; from the exons ATGGCTTCCGCTGCTTGCAATATTGGGAGCTCTTTGAGGTTTCCGGCCAGTGAACCTGGTCGGCATCTTGTTTGCGGTGGTTCGACTTCTTCGCTCTGCTTCCGGAGTTATAGGGCTTGGGGTTCGATATTTGCCTCCACCGGCTGTGCTCAGGGATCGCCTACATCGTTGCCTCGGTGGAACTTCGTCGTTAGGGCTTCGGTTGCCGATGAATCTGATGATATTTCCGGTACGCGCGGTGGCAACAGAAGCTCGAATTGTTTCG AGGATAGAGTGGTTGTTCTTGTCATTGGTGGCGGTGGAAGGGAACATGCACTTTGCTATGCCTTGCAGCGATCTCCATCCTGTGATGTAGTTTTCTGTGCCCCAGGTAATGCTGGAATTTCTCAGTCTGGGAATGCCACTTGCATACCAGACCTAAACATTCTTGATAGCAAAGCAGTGATCTCCTTTTGCCAAATGTGGGGTGTTGGATTGGTGGTTGTTGGTCCCGAAATTCCTCTAGTGGCTGGTCTTGCTGATGATCTTGTCAAGGCTGGGATCCCTACTTTTGGCCCATCAGCAAAAGCTGCAGCACTAGAAGGATCAAAAGATTTCATGAAGAAGTTATGTGATAAATATGGCATCCCTACGGCAAAG TATCAAACTTTTATCAATCCTTCCTTTGCAAAACAATATGTAAAGGAGCAAGGTGCACCTATTGTTGTGAAGGCAGATGGGTTGGCTGCTGGGAAGGGAGTGATTGTGGCCATGAGTTTAGAGGCGGCATATGAAGCCATCGATTCTATGCTTGTTGATGGCGCATTTGGTTCTGCTGGTTCACAAGTTATCATAGAAGAATTTCttgaaggagaggaagcttctttctttgctcTTGTAGATGGTGAGACTGCTATACCTCTTGAATCTGCCCAGGATCACAAAAGGGTTGGAGATGGTGATACTGGACCAAATACAGGTGGAATGGGTGCATACTCCCCTGCACCAATTCTCACAAAAGAGCTCGAGTCTGTTGTTATGGATTCAATAATCCTTCCAACAGTGAAGGGAATGGAAGCCGAGGGTCACAAATTTATTGGGGTACTTTATGCTGGACTCATGATCGAGAAAAAAACAGGAATGCCTAAACTCATCGAGTACAATGTACGGTTTGGGGATCCAGAATGTCAG gTTCTAATGATGCGTTTGGAGTCTGATCTGGCACAAGTTTTGCTTGCAGCTTGCGGAGGAGAATTGGGCAGTGTTTCATTAAAGTGGTCACCTGGATCAGCAATGGTGGTGGTAATGGCTAGCAAAGGTTATCCTGGATCCTACAAGAAGGGAACCAAGATAAGAAACCTTGAAGAGGCAGAAATGCTTTCACCTGCAGTTAAGATCTTTCATGCAGGCACAGATGTAGACCCAGATGGCAATTTCATTGCTGTTGGTGGTCGTGTCCTTGGCGTTACCGCCAGGGGCAAAGATATAGAAGAAGCTAGAGAAAGAGTTTACGATGCTGTGGAAGCAGTGGATTGGCCTGAAGGATTCTTCCGCCATGACATTGGCTGGAGAGCACTTAACGTCAAGCAATTAACCAACAATCTGTGA
- the LOC122035995 gene encoding uncharacterized protein LOC122035995 yields the protein MSGIIWNVRGFGNLATQRRALFLRRHHHLSFLAVLEPMVDLDCRYMARRMGFEEVVSNKSGKVWFFWDSTIACRVLFDHDQFLHLELSSQLFPSSMIVTVVYAKCTRLERSLLWESLEELRPEGDRLWLVGGDFNVISSMEEHSAGVLARPGAMEDFNTFIMLAGLVDAGFVGDRYTWTNNRVWKRLDRVLLSPSWGSLDFTVRVEHLSRAASDHCPLLVEFPGFQKPRASFRFQRMWVRHRDFMQTVRLNWCLPSVAQGLQMLQMKLRRLKEHLKWWNMEVFGNIHDRVLQAEESMAAAEQAYDRDPTEQSRIYRSECQAHLFRVLDMEEDFWKQRAAIRWMGEGERNTKFFHSTVQKKRAASRLFRVWEEGQCLDQPERIRESGVRYFQELLTGEIVDSTVVDTELIPSLVSTEDNLMLEGLPSAEEVKQVVWGMCQDSAAGPDGFSVAFYRACWEIVGEDVLQAVLDFFRGAELPRGMAATTIVLIPKVDCVRKYYKSYYNNNI from the coding sequence ATGTCTGGCATCATATGGAATGTGAGGGGGTTTGGGAATTTGGCGACGCAGAGGAGGGCTTTGTTTCTGAGACGACATCATCATCTGAGTTTCTTAGCAGTGTTGGAGCCTATGGTTGATTTGGACTGCAGGTATATGGCTCGGCGCATGGGATTTGAGGAGGTAGTCTCTAATAAATCTGGGAAGGTTTGGTTTTTCTGGGATTCTACTATTGCTTGCAGAGTTTTGTTTGACCATGACCAGTTTCTACACTTGGAGCTTTCTTCGCAGCTGTTCCCTTCTTCTATGATTGTGACAGTGGTCTATGCCAAGTGTACGAGGTTGGAGAGGAGCTTACTATGGGAGAGCTTGGAGGAGCTGAGGCCAGAGGGAGACAGATTGTGGCTAGTGGGAGGAGACTTCAATGTCATATCTAGCATGGAGGAGCACTCAGCAGGAGTTCTAGCCAGGCCAGGGGCCATGGAGGATTTCAATACTTTTATCATGCTTGCTGGACTGGTGGATGCAGGTTTTGTTGGGGACAGGTACACATGGACGAATAACAGGGTGTGGAAGAGGCTGGATAGGGTCCTTTTGTCTCCCTCCTGGGGAAGTCTGGATTTCACAGTCAGAGTGGAGCATTTGAGCAGGGCAGCTTCAGATCACTGCCCCCTACTTGTGGAGTTCCCAGGCTTCCAGAAGCCGAGGGCCTCCTTCAGATTTCAGAGGATGTGGGTGCGGCACAGGGACTTTATGCAGACAGTGAGGCTGAATTGGTGTCTACCTAGTGTGGCACAGGGACTGCAGATGCTACAGATGAAGCTGAGGAGGCTGAAGGAACATCTGAAGTGGTGGAACATGGAGGTGTTTGGTAACATACATGACAGGGTTTTGCAGGCTGAGGAGAGTATGGCTGCAGCTGAGCAGGCATATGACAGGGACCCCACAGAGCAGAGCAGAATTTACAGGTCAGAGTGTCAGGCTCATCTATTCAGAGtgctagacatggaggaggacttCTGGAAGCAGAGAGCTGCTATCAGATGGATGGGAGAGGGGGAGAGGAATACAAAGTTCTTTCATTCCACAGTGCAGAAGAAGAGGGCAGCTAGCAGACTTTTCAGAGTTTGGGAGGAGGGGCAGTGCCTGGACCAGCCTGAGAGGATCAGAGAGTCAGGAGTCAGATATTTTCAAGAGCTGCTGACAGGGGAGATAGTGGATAGTACGGTGGTGGACACTGAGTTGATACCCTCCTTGGTTAGTACAGAGGATAATTTGATGCTTGAGGGGCTCCCATCAGCAGAGGAGGTGAAGCAGGTGGTCTGGGGCATGTGTCAGGACAGTGCAGCGGGTCCAGATGGCTTTTCAGTGGCCTTCTACAGAGCTTGCTGGGAGATTGTGGGGGAGGATGTCCTTCAGGCAGTACTGGATTTCTTTCGAGGGGCAGAGCTTCCACGGGGTATGGCGGCTACGACGATAGTGTTGATCCCCAAGGTGGACTGTGTGCGCAAGTATTACAAAAGTTATTACAATAACAATATATAG